From Paenibacillus sp. V4I7, one genomic window encodes:
- a CDS encoding adenosylhomocysteinase, whose protein sequence is MTSVEKSIVTDITLAPEGHLKIDWVQAHMPVLNRIREQFEKEQPFKGLKVAISLHLEAKTAYLAKVVKAGGAEVTITGSNPLSTQDDVCAALVEDGITVFAKYNPSSEEYKELLIKALETKPDLIIDDGGDLVSILHSERKDLAVQVRGGAEETTTGILRLKAMEKEGKLEFPMVAVNDAFCKYLFDNRYGTGQSVWDGINRTTNLVVAGKTVVVVGYGWCGKGVAMRAKGLGANVIVTEIDAIKGVEAYMDGFAVMPMLEAAKLGDFFVTVTGNRDVIRGEHYKVMKDGAILSNAGHFDVEVNKPELEAMSSSKRTVRRNIEEYQLTDGRKVYILAEGRLVNLAAGDGHPAEIMDMTFALQAMSLKYVNDEYKKLGKTVVNVPYLLDEQVARFKLESLGTSIDSLTEEQKMYLDSWAEH, encoded by the coding sequence ATGACAAGTGTAGAAAAGAGTATTGTTACTGATATAACACTGGCACCTGAAGGTCATTTGAAAATTGATTGGGTCCAAGCGCATATGCCTGTTTTGAATCGTATTCGCGAGCAATTTGAGAAGGAACAGCCTTTTAAAGGATTGAAAGTGGCTATTTCCTTGCATTTAGAAGCGAAGACAGCTTATTTAGCCAAAGTAGTAAAAGCCGGTGGAGCTGAAGTAACGATTACGGGCAGCAATCCGCTATCTACACAAGATGACGTTTGTGCAGCGCTTGTTGAGGATGGTATTACCGTTTTTGCGAAATACAATCCGAGTTCGGAAGAATACAAAGAGCTGCTGATTAAAGCGCTCGAAACGAAGCCAGACCTGATCATTGATGATGGCGGCGATTTGGTTTCTATTCTTCATTCCGAACGTAAAGATTTGGCAGTACAAGTTCGCGGCGGAGCTGAAGAAACAACAACAGGTATTCTTCGTCTGAAAGCGATGGAGAAAGAAGGCAAGCTTGAATTCCCAATGGTCGCAGTTAACGATGCCTTCTGTAAATACTTGTTCGATAATCGTTATGGAACAGGTCAATCCGTTTGGGATGGCATTAACCGTACAACTAACTTGGTTGTAGCTGGTAAAACTGTTGTTGTTGTCGGTTATGGCTGGTGTGGTAAAGGTGTGGCCATGCGTGCTAAAGGTTTGGGCGCGAATGTAATTGTGACAGAAATTGATGCAATTAAAGGTGTCGAGGCCTATATGGATGGCTTTGCTGTTATGCCAATGCTGGAAGCAGCGAAATTGGGCGATTTCTTCGTAACAGTTACGGGTAATCGTGATGTGATTCGTGGAGAGCACTACAAAGTAATGAAAGATGGCGCGATTCTATCGAATGCAGGCCACTTTGACGTAGAAGTAAACAAACCGGAACTTGAAGCAATGTCTTCTTCCAAGCGTACAGTAAGACGCAATATTGAAGAATACCAACTGACGGACGGTCGTAAAGTATATATACTTGCTGAAGGACGTCTGGTTAACCTAGCTGCAGGCGATGGTCATCCAGCTGAAATTATGGATATGACGTTTGCGCTGCAAGCTATGTCACTTAAATATGTAAATGATGAGTACAAGAAATTAGGCAAAACCGTTGTCAATGTACCTTATCTACTGGATGAGCAAGTTGCACGATTTAAATTGGAATCTCTTGGTACCAGCATTGACTCGTTGACAGAAGAGCAGAAGATGTACCTGGACAGCTGGGCGGAGCATTAA
- the mraZ gene encoding division/cell wall cluster transcriptional repressor MraZ has translation MFMGEYQHSIDEKGRMIIPAKFREALGDSFVITRGLDQCLFVYPQSEWAILEQKLKALPLMKSDARAFTRFFFSGATECDLDKQGRANIPGNLVEHAKLEKDCVVIGVSNRVEIWSKQIWESYANESEQSFNEIAEKLVDFNFDL, from the coding sequence ATGTTCATGGGTGAATATCAACATAGCATCGACGAGAAAGGCCGAATGATCATCCCGGCCAAGTTTCGCGAAGCCCTCGGCGACTCATTTGTCATCACCCGCGGTCTAGATCAGTGCTTATTCGTTTATCCGCAATCGGAATGGGCGATACTCGAGCAGAAGCTCAAAGCACTGCCGCTAATGAAATCAGATGCGCGTGCCTTCACCCGGTTCTTCTTCTCCGGTGCAACGGAGTGTGACCTCGATAAACAAGGGAGAGCGAACATTCCAGGCAACCTCGTGGAACATGCCAAACTTGAGAAGGATTGTGTGGTTATCGGTGTTTCCAACCGAGTTGAGATTTGGAGCAAGCAAATTTGGGAAAGCTATGCCAATGAATCGGAACAGTCATTCAATGAAATAGCGGAGAAACTCGTCGATTTTAATTTTGATTTATAG
- a CDS encoding penicillin-binding transpeptidase domain-containing protein: MTKKIKLRSLLIGGFFTLLFVVLISKVYWIQVVEASWLLEKAEKKWETDRVINPVRGSILDRNNKVLAVEATSYTIALNPKMIDGYHIAEDVTQGLAEILKESDETKPTLVNKIRERATKMKPDGTDFAVYTEIRNEGWKIEKEKADQVRTLISELQTKLKLSAKANVGINILEDKKRYYPGETLAAHILGYTNKEGEAALGLELKLDQTLKGVPGMLSYEKDGKGVELPDSKINFKPAQDGNNVRLTIDKNIQFYLESALAKVNDKWHPKSLTAIAVDPQTMEILGMANTPTFNPNVYWTIKDQSDFKNNALASRYEPGSTFKLVTLAATVEEGLFNPNEMFQSGMIRVQDRELHDHNRVGWGKISFLDGLKRSSNVAFVKLGVEKLTPPKLKDYISKFGFDQKTNIDMPNEVSGLIDMKYPSEFATATYGQGKVVVTAIQQTAAYAAMANGGKLMWPHIVKDIVDPKTGKSIQSFAPQVVRQVVSEKTASMVSGYLEQVVSDQDIGTGKLAFMEDYRIAGKTGTANLVLPGEKTYSTDSWVISFIGYAPAENPRILVTLIADQPDLGGNYHLGGQVLAPAFKEIVGESLQYMGVASNKQTKMVAKEANKLKVPNFADVTAESAKATAKEIGLSLEVFGKGAKVVDQFPKAGTEILSTQRIYVAMQTVDEMPLPNLVGRSLRDAVETCSFFKVDCQTSGEGYVSDQATTGEGEGRSVTLQLKPLSDKSSTANSSTPTPSTTPVSNTKTEAQRSTAKKTP; the protein is encoded by the coding sequence ATGACAAAAAAAATTAAGTTGCGATCGTTGCTAATTGGAGGGTTCTTTACCCTTCTTTTTGTTGTCCTTATTTCTAAAGTCTATTGGATTCAAGTGGTAGAAGCTTCATGGTTACTAGAGAAAGCCGAGAAGAAATGGGAGACAGATAGGGTGATAAATCCGGTAAGGGGTTCGATCCTGGATCGAAACAATAAAGTGCTTGCCGTGGAAGCAACGTCGTATACCATTGCTCTTAATCCTAAAATGATTGATGGCTATCATATCGCTGAGGATGTTACGCAAGGATTAGCGGAAATTTTGAAAGAATCGGATGAAACGAAGCCTACACTTGTCAATAAAATCCGTGAGCGCGCAACGAAAATGAAGCCGGATGGTACGGATTTTGCAGTCTATACGGAGATTAGAAATGAAGGTTGGAAGATTGAGAAAGAGAAAGCTGATCAAGTTCGTACGTTAATTTCAGAGCTTCAAACAAAACTCAAGTTAAGCGCAAAAGCTAACGTAGGTATTAATATTTTAGAAGACAAGAAACGCTATTACCCAGGTGAAACGCTAGCCGCCCACATTCTAGGGTATACGAATAAAGAAGGCGAAGCTGCCCTAGGATTAGAACTTAAACTAGATCAAACCCTGAAGGGTGTTCCTGGGATGTTAAGCTATGAGAAGGACGGGAAGGGTGTTGAACTTCCTGATTCCAAAATCAATTTCAAGCCAGCGCAAGACGGGAACAATGTGCGACTCACAATTGATAAAAATATACAGTTTTATTTGGAGAGCGCGCTGGCTAAAGTAAATGACAAGTGGCACCCGAAGAGCCTGACGGCGATTGCTGTTGATCCACAGACGATGGAAATTCTGGGAATGGCCAATACGCCTACCTTTAACCCCAATGTCTATTGGACGATTAAAGATCAAAGTGATTTCAAAAATAATGCGTTAGCCTCTCGCTACGAGCCTGGCTCTACGTTTAAGTTAGTGACGTTAGCTGCTACAGTAGAAGAGGGTCTATTCAATCCCAATGAAATGTTCCAATCAGGTATGATTCGGGTACAGGATAGAGAACTCCATGACCATAATCGGGTTGGTTGGGGAAAAATCTCTTTTTTGGATGGCCTAAAGCGTTCTAGTAACGTTGCTTTCGTCAAATTGGGTGTGGAAAAATTAACTCCCCCTAAGCTGAAGGATTACATTTCGAAATTTGGGTTTGATCAAAAAACGAATATTGATATGCCGAATGAAGTTTCCGGTTTAATTGATATGAAATATCCATCTGAGTTTGCAACAGCTACTTATGGGCAAGGCAAGGTCGTTGTTACAGCCATTCAACAAACAGCCGCTTATGCTGCGATGGCCAACGGTGGTAAATTGATGTGGCCACACATTGTTAAGGATATTGTCGATCCGAAAACTGGGAAAAGCATTCAGTCTTTTGCGCCACAAGTCGTTAGGCAAGTCGTGAGTGAAAAGACAGCTAGTATGGTGAGCGGATATTTAGAACAAGTTGTATCTGACCAAGATATTGGTACAGGTAAGCTTGCATTTATGGAGGACTACCGTATCGCAGGAAAGACAGGAACAGCTAACTTAGTCCTTCCAGGTGAAAAGACTTACTCCACGGATTCGTGGGTTATTTCCTTTATTGGATACGCTCCTGCTGAAAATCCTCGTATCTTAGTAACATTGATCGCCGATCAACCTGATCTAGGCGGCAATTATCACTTAGGAGGGCAGGTATTAGCTCCTGCTTTTAAAGAAATTGTTGGTGAATCCTTGCAGTATATGGGTGTTGCATCAAATAAACAAACGAAAATGGTAGCGAAGGAAGCGAATAAGCTAAAGGTGCCTAATTTTGCAGATGTGACAGCAGAAAGCGCCAAGGCTACGGCAAAGGAAATCGGTTTGTCACTTGAGGTTTTCGGTAAGGGAGCCAAGGTTGTGGATCAATTTCCGAAAGCAGGTACAGAAATCTTATCTACACAACGAATATATGTTGCGATGCAAACTGTTGACGAAATGCCGCTGCCTAACTTGGTCGGTAGATCACTTCGAGATGCTGTTGAAACCTGTTCCTTCTTTAAAGTAGACTGTCAAACCTCCGGTGAAGGTTATGTCTCGGATCAGGCCACAACGGGAGAAGGCGAGGGGAGAAGTGTGACGTTGCAGCTCAAACCATTAAGCGATAAATCATCAACTGCAAATTCATCAACACCTACACCATCGACAACTCCGGTGTCGAATACGAAAACAGAAGCGCAGCGATCTACGGCTAAAAAGACACCTTAA
- the rsmH gene encoding 16S rRNA (cytosine(1402)-N(4))-methyltransferase RsmH: MFHHVTVLKEESVEGLHIKPDGVYVDCTMGGAGHSSLIASKLGPNGLLIALDQDDVALANAQTVLAPYLDRVKIVKSNFRELEQVLQNEPRALRDGKPQVDGILFDLGVSSPQLDDADRGFSYNHDAELDMRMDRSTELTAKTIVNEWPADQIARILFEYGEEKFSRRIAGVIVEARTKQPIETTGELVELIKEGIPAAARRTGGHPAKRSFQALRIAVNDELGAFEEALEQSLRCLAPQGRVAVITFHSLEDRICKQFFVKNVEKCTCPSDLPYCVCKKTGVVKLITRKPISPSEHELEVNQRARSAKLRIAEKL; the protein is encoded by the coding sequence GTGTTTCATCATGTGACGGTACTTAAGGAAGAATCTGTTGAAGGTTTACATATAAAGCCGGATGGCGTTTACGTGGATTGTACGATGGGAGGAGCAGGGCATAGTTCCCTGATTGCCTCTAAATTAGGTCCAAATGGCTTACTGATTGCACTAGACCAGGATGATGTCGCTTTAGCTAATGCTCAAACCGTGCTAGCGCCCTACCTGGATCGCGTAAAAATCGTAAAAAGCAATTTCAGAGAGCTGGAGCAGGTGCTCCAAAATGAGCCTAGAGCACTTCGTGATGGCAAGCCGCAGGTGGATGGGATTCTGTTCGATCTTGGTGTGTCATCTCCACAACTTGATGATGCGGATCGTGGTTTCAGCTACAACCATGATGCAGAGCTCGACATGAGGATGGATCGTTCGACGGAACTAACCGCCAAAACGATCGTAAATGAGTGGCCTGCAGACCAAATTGCGCGAATATTGTTTGAGTACGGGGAAGAAAAGTTTTCCAGGCGGATCGCAGGCGTCATTGTGGAAGCTCGGACCAAACAACCCATTGAAACCACAGGTGAGCTGGTGGAGTTAATCAAGGAGGGGATTCCCGCTGCAGCGAGAAGGACCGGCGGTCACCCAGCGAAGCGAAGTTTCCAAGCGCTGCGTATCGCGGTGAACGATGAGTTAGGAGCTTTTGAAGAAGCACTGGAGCAATCACTCCGTTGCCTGGCCCCACAAGGCAGAGTTGCTGTCATTACCTTCCATTCACTGGAAGATCGCATATGTAAACAATTTTTTGTGAAAAACGTTGAAAAATGTACCTGTCCTTCGGATCTTCCATATTGCGTTTGCAAGAAGACCGGAGTTGTAAAATTAATCACACGAAAACCAATTTCACCAAGCGAACATGAGCTTGAAGTCAATCAAAGGGCAAGATCCGCGAAGCTGCGAATCGCTGAAAAACTTTGA
- a CDS encoding DUF4349 domain-containing protein — MGVFKSKENGRFMPSSIAANKTKRNKFVRNISFLLATCMLVLGLLSGCSASKNDSSAPSSKELNMVATSEALKGESTQLADAKSAAPAAAAGGKASSADTSFKGKEGAAEIAPTDVKNAPITVMPATGSDEAAGFNRKLIYRANLVMPVEDYSKAQTALRDLVTLSGAYILQFSENANTGERGGTYTIKVAANGFVSLLDGLEKISPSLQRNVQGQDVTEEYVDLNSRLKAKQMVETRLLGFMEKASKTDELLSFSNELSKVQEAIEQIKGRIRYLDQNVSFSTIELRMYQQTGNKPLLSDPHKLTLEERIQKAWNSSLNVLVAVMQGILVFLAAAFPILVIGLLIGVPIWVFRRKRNKQLQEMRLQLKDQNASLNALEDQKQGTKDAE; from the coding sequence ATGGGGGTCTTTAAAAGCAAAGAGAACGGTAGGTTCATGCCCAGCAGTATTGCGGCTAACAAAACAAAGAGGAATAAGTTTGTTCGGAACATTTCTTTCCTGCTTGCCACGTGCATGCTAGTACTTGGTCTGTTATCAGGCTGTAGTGCTTCAAAGAATGATTCGTCAGCGCCTTCATCAAAAGAATTGAACATGGTTGCGACTAGCGAAGCTTTAAAGGGAGAATCTACACAGTTAGCTGACGCTAAGTCCGCGGCTCCTGCTGCAGCAGCTGGAGGGAAAGCAAGCAGCGCAGATACCTCATTCAAAGGAAAAGAGGGAGCGGCAGAAATAGCGCCTACTGACGTAAAAAATGCACCGATCACGGTCATGCCGGCAACGGGAAGCGATGAAGCAGCGGGATTTAATCGTAAGTTAATCTACCGAGCTAACTTGGTTATGCCTGTAGAGGACTACAGCAAAGCTCAGACAGCCCTCCGTGACCTGGTAACGCTTAGTGGGGCTTACATTCTACAATTCTCGGAAAATGCGAATACGGGAGAAAGGGGCGGGACATATACAATCAAAGTCGCAGCAAATGGGTTTGTCTCCTTGCTAGATGGCTTAGAGAAGATAAGTCCATCGCTCCAAAGGAACGTACAGGGACAAGACGTGACGGAGGAGTATGTGGATCTTAATTCACGCCTCAAGGCAAAACAAATGGTTGAAACGAGATTATTGGGCTTTATGGAGAAGGCTTCAAAAACGGATGAGCTGCTTTCTTTCTCAAACGAGCTATCCAAGGTACAGGAAGCGATTGAACAAATAAAGGGTCGGATAAGGTATTTGGATCAAAATGTCTCATTCTCGACGATTGAGCTTCGTATGTACCAGCAAACGGGTAATAAGCCATTGCTATCTGATCCTCATAAGTTAACACTAGAGGAACGCATACAAAAAGCATGGAATTCTAGCCTAAATGTACTAGTTGCTGTTATGCAAGGTATTCTCGTTTTCCTTGCTGCTGCATTTCCGATTCTTGTCATTGGCCTATTGATTGGCGTCCCGATCTGGGTATTCAGACGCAAAAGAAATAAACAACTGCAAGAGATGCGATTACAGCTCAAAGATCAAAATGCTTCTTTAAACGCACTTGAAGATCAGAAACAAGGAACAAAAGACGCAGAATAG
- a CDS encoding septum formation initiator family protein codes for MPSYIQGNLALDPKRSAPAPKVKIKETTKVVYRNKTLPTQEKMLYLFTVILCVIVAGVIIWRYAAIYQMNANILKMQSEIREMQAQNSALKQEVEKLQSPERMKGEAVRLGFNIGDEKKVSLVTSEKSKSNTSSSKNNKVASKP; via the coding sequence ATGCCATCTTACATCCAAGGCAATTTGGCTCTCGATCCAAAACGTTCGGCCCCAGCACCAAAAGTGAAGATAAAAGAAACAACAAAGGTTGTTTATCGCAATAAAACGTTACCTACACAAGAGAAAATGCTTTATTTATTCACTGTCATCCTTTGTGTCATTGTGGCAGGAGTTATTATCTGGCGTTACGCAGCTATTTATCAGATGAATGCCAATATTTTGAAAATGCAAAGTGAAATTCGTGAGATGCAAGCTCAGAACAGCGCTTTGAAGCAAGAAGTAGAGAAACTGCAAAGTCCTGAACGTATGAAGGGTGAGGCGGTACGGCTTGGGTTTAACATAGGAGATGAAAAGAAAGTAAGTTTAGTCACTTCAGAGAAATCAAAATCAAATACAAGCAGTAGCAAAAATAATAAAGTAGCTTCTAAACCGTAA
- a CDS encoding ABC transporter ATP-binding protein produces MMSTKDNLLEVKDLRVSFRTYAGEVQAVRGVSFSLKKGEVLAIVGESGCGKSVTAQTLMRLIPTPPSYIKSGSIMFDGKTDITKLSNRQMEKIRGSEMGMIFQDPMTSLNPTMKVGDQITEGLIKHEGLNKKAATERAIEILKLVGINSPEGRIHQYPHELSGGMRQRVMIAIALACSPKLLIADEPTTALDVTIQAQIIDLMKTISEKTDSSIILITHDLGVVADMAQRVVVMYAGKIIEQGTVDEIFYEPQHPYTWGLLRSVPRLDTNSNEELVPIPGTPPDLFAPPKGCAFAARCPYAMNHCLEEDPEHTTLSETHSAACWLLHPDAPKVERPVGVGGHQHV; encoded by the coding sequence ATGATGAGCACCAAAGACAATTTGCTTGAAGTTAAAGATTTGAGAGTTTCTTTCCGCACATATGCGGGGGAGGTTCAAGCTGTTCGCGGCGTATCTTTTTCTTTGAAAAAAGGTGAAGTGTTGGCGATTGTAGGTGAATCCGGCTGCGGTAAGTCCGTTACGGCACAAACGCTCATGCGTTTAATTCCTACTCCGCCTAGCTATATAAAAAGCGGTTCAATCATGTTTGATGGGAAGACGGATATTACCAAGCTTTCCAACAGACAAATGGAGAAAATTCGCGGATCGGAAATGGGTATGATCTTCCAGGATCCAATGACTTCTTTGAATCCGACGATGAAGGTCGGCGATCAAATTACAGAGGGTTTAATCAAGCACGAAGGTTTGAACAAAAAGGCTGCAACTGAGAGAGCCATTGAAATTCTCAAGCTTGTAGGTATTAACTCCCCAGAGGGCCGTATTCATCAATATCCACATGAGCTCTCAGGTGGTATGCGTCAACGTGTTATGATTGCTATCGCACTTGCTTGCTCACCTAAACTGCTTATCGCTGATGAGCCAACCACGGCTCTTGACGTAACGATTCAAGCTCAAATTATTGACTTGATGAAGACGATCTCGGAAAAAACGGACTCATCTATTATCTTAATTACGCATGACCTTGGTGTCGTAGCAGATATGGCACAACGTGTTGTCGTTATGTACGCTGGAAAAATTATTGAGCAAGGAACAGTAGATGAAATTTTCTACGAGCCACAGCATCCATATACATGGGGCTTGCTTCGTTCGGTGCCTCGTCTGGATACGAATAGCAATGAAGAGCTTGTACCGATTCCGGGTACGCCTCCAGATCTATTTGCACCTCCAAAAGGATGTGCTTTTGCAGCCAGATGTCCATATGCCATGAATCATTGTTTGGAAGAAGATCCAGAGCATACAACTCTTTCTGAGACACACAGTGCCGCTTGCTGGCTGCTGCACCCAGATGCACCGAAAGTTGAGCGTCCTGTAGGAGTGGGAGGTCATCAACATGTCTAA
- a CDS encoding ABC transporter ATP-binding protein, with amino-acid sequence MSNQPILQIRNMKKHFHLGGGKVLKAVDNFSIEINRGETFGLVGESGCGKSTAGRTIIKLYDATEGEVIFDGEDVHKLKGKKLKEFNRNMQMVFQDPYASLNPRMTVGNIIAEGIDIHGLYKGAKRKERVMELLRAVGLNDEHANRFPHEFSGGQRQRIGIARALAIEPKFIIADEPISALDVSVQAQVVNLFKRLQKEMGLTYLFIAHDLAMVKHISDRIGVMYLGNLVEVTTSDSLYAKPLHPYTQSLLSAIPIPDPEIERTRERIILQGDVPSPLNPPSGCPFRTRCPQAMPQCADSMPPTKEVEPNHFVACHLY; translated from the coding sequence ATGTCTAATCAACCAATTTTACAAATTCGTAATATGAAGAAGCATTTTCATCTTGGCGGCGGTAAAGTATTGAAGGCCGTTGACAATTTCTCCATAGAAATTAACCGCGGTGAAACATTCGGCCTCGTAGGAGAATCCGGATGTGGAAAGTCCACTGCAGGTAGAACGATCATCAAGCTCTATGATGCAACAGAAGGCGAAGTCATTTTCGATGGTGAGGATGTTCATAAGCTGAAAGGCAAGAAGCTGAAAGAATTTAATCGGAATATGCAAATGGTATTCCAGGATCCGTACGCTTCATTAAACCCTCGTATGACGGTTGGTAACATCATAGCTGAAGGTATTGATATTCATGGTTTGTACAAAGGTGCTAAACGCAAAGAACGCGTAATGGAATTGCTTCGTGCTGTTGGTTTGAACGATGAACATGCGAACCGTTTCCCGCATGAGTTCTCCGGTGGTCAGCGTCAACGTATCGGGATTGCCCGTGCGCTTGCGATTGAGCCGAAATTTATTATTGCGGATGAGCCGATTTCTGCATTGGACGTTTCCGTACAGGCTCAGGTCGTTAACCTGTTCAAGAGATTACAGAAGGAAATGGGCTTGACCTACTTGTTTATCGCGCATGATTTGGCGATGGTTAAGCATATTTCCGACCGTATCGGTGTTATGTACCTTGGTAACCTCGTAGAGGTGACAACGTCTGACAGCCTTTATGCGAAACCACTGCATCCTTACACACAGTCGCTGCTTTCTGCGATTCCGATTCCGGATCCGGAAATAGAGCGTACTCGTGAGCGTATCATTCTTCAAGGCGATGTACCGAGCCCACTGAATCCGCCTAGCGGGTGTCCGTTCCGTACACGCTGTCCGCAAGCCATGCCGCAGTGTGCAGATTCGATGCCACCAACAAAAGAAGTGGAACCAAATCACTTCGTAGCTTGTCATTTGTATTAA
- the bshC gene encoding bacillithiol biosynthesis cysteine-adding enzyme BshC, with the protein MQMETFHWKKNQKLAEDYIAQTDKAKALFPYHFGNLEDWQTRVKWLDEVKTSPQVDRSRLVQVLEKYNERIGNTQAAIDHISSLADNNTLAVVGGQQAGLFGGSLLVMYKAISIVQLAREWSGKLQRPVVPIFWIAGEDHDFDEVNHTYTLSNAQQIEKIKVDHPTGRRTSVSRLPIEPDAWKEALKALDQSLMDTEFKASLIAKLEGTTEDGATLSDAFARWMAILFGEYGLVLIDSDEPSLRALEATMFEQLILQNEAFSGSLQKSQEAVEQAGYESQAEINKDGANLFVFADGQRLLLHREGERFTDKKKDYSYTKEQLQDLALTTPENLSNNVMSRPLMQEFLFPVLATVLGPGEIAYWSLTKHAFEQFGMKMPIIAPRMELTLIEGTVQKQMNKYGFTFEDVLERFEQKKQEWLDGQDTLHLNERFDDVKSNFTVNYTPLVESLAAINPGVKKLGETNLAKILEQIEFLRNKAGEAHKTQFDAALRQLERIRLTILPFAKPQERVYNGCAYMNRYGNEWLRDLLETPIPVDGLHRIYYL; encoded by the coding sequence ATGCAAATGGAAACTTTTCATTGGAAAAAAAATCAGAAGTTAGCGGAAGATTACATAGCTCAAACAGATAAAGCTAAGGCTTTATTTCCTTACCACTTCGGAAACTTGGAAGACTGGCAGACCCGCGTAAAATGGTTAGACGAAGTAAAGACTTCACCTCAAGTTGATCGAAGCCGCTTGGTCCAAGTCTTGGAGAAATATAATGAGAGAATAGGAAATACACAGGCAGCAATTGATCATATCTCGTCATTGGCTGATAACAATACACTTGCCGTTGTGGGGGGCCAGCAAGCTGGCTTGTTCGGCGGTTCGCTGCTTGTTATGTACAAAGCCATAAGCATTGTTCAGCTGGCTCGTGAATGGAGTGGGAAATTGCAACGCCCGGTTGTGCCGATCTTTTGGATCGCTGGTGAGGATCATGATTTCGATGAAGTTAACCATACGTATACGTTATCGAATGCTCAGCAAATTGAGAAAATCAAGGTTGATCATCCGACAGGGCGACGCACATCCGTCAGTAGGCTGCCAATTGAACCTGATGCATGGAAAGAGGCCTTAAAGGCGTTAGATCAATCCTTGATGGATACAGAGTTTAAAGCTTCGCTAATCGCTAAGCTAGAGGGAACAACAGAGGATGGGGCGACATTATCCGATGCTTTTGCTCGCTGGATGGCTATTCTCTTTGGGGAATACGGGCTTGTTCTCATAGACTCCGATGAACCTTCCTTACGAGCTTTGGAAGCGACCATGTTTGAGCAGCTAATCCTTCAGAATGAAGCATTCTCGGGATCGTTACAGAAGAGTCAGGAAGCCGTTGAACAAGCAGGATATGAGAGTCAAGCGGAAATAAACAAAGACGGAGCTAATTTGTTTGTATTTGCAGATGGACAGCGGCTGCTCTTGCATCGTGAAGGTGAACGATTTACAGATAAGAAGAAGGACTATAGTTATACTAAGGAGCAGCTTCAAGATTTAGCATTAACAACACCTGAGAATTTGAGCAACAACGTGATGTCACGGCCTCTAATGCAAGAATTTTTATTCCCGGTTCTGGCTACGGTGTTAGGACCAGGTGAGATTGCTTACTGGTCGCTGACGAAGCATGCTTTTGAACAGTTTGGCATGAAAATGCCGATCATAGCACCGCGCATGGAGTTGACTTTGATCGAGGGTACGGTTCAGAAGCAAATGAACAAATATGGTTTTACATTTGAGGACGTGCTTGAGCGCTTTGAGCAGAAGAAGCAAGAATGGCTGGATGGGCAAGATACCTTGCATTTAAATGAGCGCTTCGATGACGTGAAATCGAATTTCACTGTGAACTACACACCTCTTGTGGAATCTCTTGCCGCGATCAACCCCGGGGTTAAAAAGCTGGGAGAAACGAATCTGGCGAAAATCCTCGAGCAAATCGAATTCTTGCGTAATAAAGCAGGAGAAGCACATAAGACGCAATTCGATGCGGCGTTAAGACAATTAGAACGTATAAGACTAACGATATTACCGTTCGCCAAGCCACAAGAAAGAGTGTATAATGGGTGTGCTTATATGAATCGGTATGGGAATGAATGGCTCCGTGATTTACTTGAGACGCCGATTCCTGTGGATGGTTTGCATCGTATTTATTATTTATAG